A single genomic interval of Spinacia oleracea cultivar Varoflay chromosome 6, BTI_SOV_V1, whole genome shotgun sequence harbors:
- the LOC110789692 gene encoding uncharacterized protein isoform X2, with amino-acid sequence MRLRKKVLLEVQILRLLPALLIAWTCFLNSIKKERLGRYGVKIVRRPTRMADKPPPIYKEVFNNPRERPFTLEEIDELREMLANSITSECL; translated from the exons ATGAGGTTACGAAAGAAGGTACTGCTGGAGGTACAGATTCTGCGATTGTTGCCGGCGCTGTTGATTGCTTGGACTTGCTTCTTGAATTCTATAAAG aaggagagaTTGGGCAGATATGGTGTCAAAATCGTGCGTCGTCCGACTCGAATGGCTGACAAACCTCCTCCTATTTACAAAGAG GTATTCAATAATCCGAGGGAGCGGCCTTTCACCCTTGAGGAGATAGATGAACTTCGAGAAATGTTGGCAAACTCCATTACTAGTGaatgtctttga
- the LOC110789692 gene encoding uncharacterized protein isoform X1, translated as MGSLFASTSSVAARNTYTKLVELHMKAIGKCISLQGKGSRMASHIGSSAKICTEGRDYETTGRDPFYCLDYLKTRLRISFKSLIEKSSEPLLSPVLQALERALVGLREGFPMIYEVTKEGTAGGTDSAIVAGAVDCLDLLLEFYKEEGEIGQIWCQNRASSDSNG; from the exons ATGGGGAGTTTATTTGCATCAACTAGTTCTGTCGCAGCTAGAAATACCTACACCAAACTGGTAGAGTTGCACATGAAAGCTATAGGAAAATGTATTTCTTTACAAGGAAAAGGATCTAGGATGGCTTCTCATATTGGATCAAGTGCCAAGATATGTACTGAAGGACGAGATTATGAAACAACTGGCCGTGACCCTTTCTATTGCTTAGACTATCTCAAGACAAGGTTAAGGATATCTTTCAAATCTCTCATTGAGAAATCATCAGAACCACTACTATCACCTGTTTTGCAAGCACTTGAAAGAGCACTAGTCGGTCTACGAGAAGGCTTTCCAATGATCTATGAGGTTACGAAAGAAGGTACTGCTGGAGGTACAGATTCTGCGATTGTTGCCGGCGCTGTTGATTGCTTGGACTTGCTTCTTGAATTCTATAAAG aagaaggagagaTTGGGCAGATATGGTGTCAAAATCGTGCGTCGTCCGACTCGAATGGCTGA
- the LOC130462963 gene encoding uncharacterized protein — protein MDRVVAWNVRGLNSLQVKNEVKHFIQKYEVGLVGLLEHKMKLSNLGKLYQKVFAKWCFTSNASYHPGGRIIVAWKAGSFNVNIVAASSQFLHCHVTPVSGMLSFFYTFIYAHNEAGLRHELWRDLSLINTGAPWILCGDFNCVMAPEERIGAPVRQCDIVDICGCMHNWGMEDLKSVGNLFTWNNKQQGNKRVFSKIDRILANQAWQDAYPDAEVYFLPEGQFEHSPWLLTVYPRVNGGRKPFKYFTMWRASPVFSDTVQTAWNTQVGGSKMFTVVSKLKRVKLALKE, from the coding sequence ATGGATAGAGTAGTTGCATGGAATGTCAGAGGTCTCAACTCACTTCAGGTGAAGAATGAagttaaacatttcattcagaAATATGAGGTGGGGTTGGTGGGACTTCTGGAGCATAAGATGAAGCTGTCCAATTTGGGTAAGCTTTATCAGAAAGTGTTTGCAAAATGGTGTTTCACTAGTAATGCTAGCTATCACCCTGGTGGTAGAATAATTGTTGCTTGGAAGGCTGGAAGTTTTAATGTCAATATTGTTGCTGCATCTAGTCAATTTTTACACTGTCATGTTACTCCTGTTAGTGGTATGCTTAGCTTCTTctacactttcatttatgcaCATAATGAAGCTGGATTGAGGCATGAATTATGGAGAGACTTAAGCTTGATTAATACTGGTGCCCCTTGGATTTTATGTGGTGATTTCAACTGTGTTATGGCTCCTGAGGAAAGAATAGGTGCTCCTGTCAGACAGTGTGATATTGTGGATATTTGTGGGTGTATGCATAATTGGGGTATGGAGGATTTGAAGAGTGTAGGTAACCTGTTTACTTGGAATAATAAACAACAAGGTAACAAGAGAGTATTTTCAAAGATTGATAGAATTTTAGCAAATCAAGCATGGCAGGATGCTTATCCTGATGCAGAAGTTTATTTCCTACCTGAAGGACAGTTTGAGCATTCTCCATGGTTGCTTACTGTTTATCCTAGGGTAAATGGGGGAAGGAAGCCTTTCAAATACTTTACCATGTGGAGAGCTTCTCCAGTGTTTTCTGATACTGTTCAGACAGCTTGGAACACTCAGGTTGGAGGGAGTAAAATGTTTACTGTTGTTAGCAAATTGAAAAGAGTTAAGCTTGCCCTTAAGGAGTGA
- the LOC110789683 gene encoding uncharacterized protein, whose translation MHKNPTNQDFADTELRAIQEYKVTNKIYLEFLSQKAKIAWLRDGDENSALFHQSIRSRNLKNQIYNIHDMGGVWKDNPTQVADAFLDYYKQLLGSKHESRTPVLKQVVQLGPVCQAHHKAILNANHTAEEVRDALFSIPGAKAPGPDGFGSHFFKDSWHIVGDEVVAAVLDMLQQGKILKELNHTVITLIPKTKCPKDVSEFRPISCCNTLLRQVLPDLILENQGGFVHGRFIVHNIMVVQDLVRQYGRKGVKPSCLMKIDLQKAHDTVDWQFLQEMLEYLEFPQHFVDLVMQCVSTPMFSLMFNGSMHGFFKSKRGLRVITHLSYYYQQKSSIYCHGMSERDVQRVVDVSGFTRSFLPFKYLGVPICSKKILVAQCSHLVDKIIARIKAQIYVLPKSVLQDIVKICRAFLWSGQAYSQKPSNIAWENTCCGKQFGGLGFRDIILWNTAAMGKYVWALVTKKDNVWIKWVSSVYLKDGDWWDYKPPVSASWYWKQICKTKEQLKQFFTKTDLGAMTTYSVKQVYEKIAGTKRRVHWDKVVWNRLTNPKHRFIGWLAMQSRLQTTSKLARIGVSQTAHCLICSQGDETHQHLFFQCVYSSECLRTVKTWLGVSATSNSLTNLVSQVGHSRCSKFKKQVCYAAIVAAVYLIWHCRNTSYCESCVPTVTHTVSKLKQVVRGRIQIVMPKSISRRDSEWFMKL comes from the exons ATGCATAAGAATCCCACAAATCAGGATTTTGCTGATACTGAGTTGAGAGCTATTCAGGAATATAAAGTTACAAATAAGATATATTTAGAGTTTTTGAGCCAAAAAGCAAAAATAGCTTGGCTGagagatggtgatgaaaattCTGCCTTGTTTCATCAGAGTATCAGAAGCAGAAATTTGAAAAATCAAATTTACAATATCCATGATATGGGTGGTGTGTGGAAGGACAATCCTACTCAGGTTGCTGATGCATTTCTAGACTATTACAAGCAGCTATTAGGGAGTAAACATGAGTCTAGAACTCCAGTTTTGAAACAGGTGGTGCAGTTAGGCCCTGTATGCCAGGCTCACCACAAAGCAATTCTGAATGCCAATCACACTGCAGAAGAAGTTAGGGATGCTCTTTTCTCTATTCCAGGAGCCAAGGCACCTGGTCCAGATGGTTTCGGTTCTCATTTTTTCAAAGACTCGTGGCATATTGTTGGTGATGAAGTTGTTGCTGCTGTTCTTGATATGCTACAACAGGGTAAAATTTTAAAAGAGCTGAATCATACAGTCATTACTTTGATCCCAAAAACCAAATGCCCTAAAGATGTGAGTGAATTTAGGCCTATTTCTTGCTGTAATACTct GCTCAGACAGGTGTTGCCTGATCTCATTCTTGAAAACCAAGGGGGGTTTGTTCATGGTAGGTTCATTGTGCATAATATAATGGTTGTTCAGGATTTGGTGAGACAGTATGGAAGGAAAGGTGTGAAGCCTAGTTGTCTCATGAAAATTGATTTACAAAAAGCACATGACACTGTTGATTGGCAGTTTCTTCAGGAAATGTTAGAGTACTTGGAATTTCCTCAACATTTTGTGGATCTGGTAATGCAGTGTGTTTCTACACCTATGTTCTCTCTGATGTTCAATGGTTCCATGCATGGCTTCTTTAAATCCAAGAGGGGGTTGAG GGTGATTACTCATCTATCTTATTACTATCAACAGAAGTCTTCCATCTACTGTCATGGTATGTCAGAAAGAGATGTTCAGAGAGTAGTAGATGTGTCTGGTTTTACCAGAAGTTTCCTTCCTTTTAAGTATTTGGGCGTTCCAATATGCTCTAAAAAGATTTTAGTTGCTCAATGTAGTCATCTTGTGGATAAAATCATAGCTAGAATAAAG GCTCAGATTTATGTGCTGCCAAAGAGTGTGTTGCAAGATATTGTGAAGATATGTAGGGCTTTCTTGTGGAGTGGGCAAGCTTACAGTCAGAAACCTAGTAATATTGCCTGGGAGAATACTTGTTGTGGGAAGCAATTTGGTGGTCTGGGCTTCAGGGATATCATCCTGTGGAATACTGCAGCAATGGGTAAGTATGTATGGGCACTAGTTACCAAGAAAGACAATGTGTGGATTAAGTGGGTTTCTTCTGTGTATCTCAAGGATGGGGATTGGTGGGATTATAAACCTCCAGTTTCTGCAAGTTGGTATTGGAAGCAAATCTGTAAGACAAAAGAGCAGTTGAAGCAATTCTTCACTAAGACAGATTTAGGAGCAATGACTACTTATTCTGTGAAGCAGGTCTATGAGAAAATAGCTGGAACAAAACGTAGAGTGCATTGGGATAAAGTGGTGTGGAATAGATTGACCAACCCCAAGCACAGATTTATTGGTTGGTTAGCCATGCAGTCAAGGCTTCAGACCACCTCAAAGCTGGCCAGAATTGGTGTTAGCCAAACAGCtcattgcttgatttgtagTCAAGGAGATGAAACTCATCAGCATCTGTTTTTTCAATGTGTTTACAGTAGTGAGTGTCTCAGAACAGTTAAAACTTGGTTGGGTGTGTCAGCTACTAGTAACAGTCTAACTAATCTGGTTAGTCAAGTTGGGCATAGTAGATGTTCTAAATTCAAGAAGCAGGTCTGTTATGCAGCAATTGTGGCAGCAGTGTACCTGATTTGGCACTGTAGGAATACCAGTTACTGTGAGAGTTGTGTTCCTACTGTGACTCACACTGTGAGCAAGTTGAAACAAGTAGTGAGAGGTAGAATCCAAATTGTCATGCCTAAAAGTATCAGTAGAAGAGATAGTGAGTGGTTTATGAAATTGTAA